A portion of the Acidisarcina polymorpha genome contains these proteins:
- a CDS encoding endo-1,4-beta-xylanase — MFRLSRICTASQQPIRIAIVAAFAFVLTLMATVPLRAQTVATYSFEDGTADGWSSFNGATTPIATTAAAYSGSHSLLTTTSSSGAGGPSISLNSVLLPGAKYTITGYVELTSGESAGNVDFTMKRSDPSCSGGTCYDTIGSYQVPVSDSGWVQIGGTYTASTTETGLTLYAQLVGATSAQSLFLDDVVITETAPPPGGTPIAAYTFADGGLDGWTPFGSATLTNTAPPLPDPNGDTHSLLVTNRTAGYMGPSLNLLGVNNVVAGATYQISAYVLLAATDSSNPTATISTKTADCASSGAYGTVATSAALSTTTWTKVQGTFSYSNLPGPPSSLTLYIQSSSATDSFYISDVTIGELSPAPLSPSQQDNSGITTTFADGDLDGWSSRTGSSTLTNTAPPVLDPNGDPLSLLTTGRIANYDGPQISVNDKMYNGSEYNISASVLMQPTDGSSHVINLSLQTTLNGNTTYSSVTGYPGVTVPADGKWHQISVTGYNMSNSFDPGAAYLYFQTVPASGSDLASFYIDDFQLTYVPPPTIQKNIPSIYKTFADFFPIGAEVDTTDLSGPHAQLLMKHFDSMTPGNDLKWSSVEATKGTFTYENGDAEVGEAVCAEMKVRGQNLVWATGEQVPAYATGDGTNSPANQAVVTANIQEHIQNEVQHFGSKVYAWDVVNEPIDPTQPDCLQHGPFYQVLGPSYIDIAFKAAKEYAPAGTKLFINEYSTTDPAKLACLVKVLHELRDRGVPVNAIGHEMHNQINYPTTESMVHAIDTVHAELPDLEQQITELDLSVYNGGDDSSNYGNNVPASILAEQGWLYKKYFDAFRHLKGKISAVTFWGMADDDTWLDSFPVVRTDYPLPFNMQLHAKPAYWGIVDPTRLPGYGLKFTSTTRRIGPDQIALTLTAANGDVGPAYATLLNAFELRQTEGRRCSPVIHAPGTYPIALGDIPTSGSSGAEFTIDFSGCSESSRFVLEVPWSSATYHTGTYVRELRGRKDCE, encoded by the coding sequence TCACTACCACGAGTTCGAGTGGCGCGGGTGGGCCTTCGATTTCGCTGAACAGTGTCTTGTTACCCGGAGCGAAGTACACGATCACGGGCTATGTCGAACTCACCAGCGGCGAAAGCGCAGGCAACGTAGACTTTACCATGAAGCGAAGCGATCCCAGTTGCTCAGGCGGGACCTGCTACGACACAATAGGAAGCTACCAGGTCCCCGTTTCAGACTCTGGATGGGTACAGATCGGCGGAACCTATACCGCCAGCACGACAGAAACCGGGTTAACTCTTTACGCGCAGTTAGTAGGTGCTACGAGTGCGCAATCACTTTTCCTGGACGACGTGGTCATTACTGAGACTGCGCCCCCTCCGGGCGGCACGCCAATTGCCGCCTATACCTTCGCCGATGGAGGTCTGGATGGATGGACGCCATTCGGATCGGCAACTCTGACCAATACCGCCCCGCCTTTACCCGATCCGAATGGCGACACGCATAGTCTCCTCGTCACCAACCGCACGGCCGGTTATATGGGCCCGAGCCTCAATCTGCTTGGTGTGAACAACGTAGTGGCGGGCGCGACGTACCAGATCTCCGCTTATGTCTTGCTCGCCGCTACAGATAGCAGTAACCCGACGGCGACGATCTCGACCAAGACGGCGGACTGCGCAAGCTCTGGAGCTTACGGTACGGTTGCAACCTCAGCAGCCCTTTCCACTACAACCTGGACCAAAGTGCAGGGGACATTCAGCTACAGCAATCTCCCGGGACCACCCAGCAGTCTTACTTTATATATCCAGTCCAGCAGCGCGACCGATTCGTTCTATATCAGCGACGTCACGATTGGAGAGCTGTCGCCTGCGCCACTCAGCCCCAGTCAACAAGACAACAGCGGCATCACCACTACCTTTGCGGATGGAGACCTCGACGGCTGGAGTTCGCGTACCGGGAGTTCCACTTTAACCAATACCGCTCCACCCGTCCTTGATCCGAACGGCGATCCACTCAGCCTGCTGACTACCGGCAGAATCGCGAACTACGATGGACCGCAGATCAGCGTCAATGACAAGATGTACAACGGTTCCGAGTACAACATCAGTGCGTCGGTGTTGATGCAACCCACCGACGGCTCAAGCCACGTGATCAATTTGAGCCTTCAGACCACGCTCAACGGCAACACAACTTATTCGAGCGTGACGGGCTACCCCGGGGTAACTGTCCCGGCAGACGGAAAATGGCACCAGATTAGCGTCACCGGATATAACATGTCGAACAGCTTCGACCCGGGCGCCGCATATTTGTATTTTCAGACAGTACCAGCATCGGGAAGTGACCTCGCGTCGTTTTACATCGACGACTTCCAGCTCACCTATGTTCCGCCGCCGACCATTCAGAAAAACATTCCCTCAATCTATAAGACCTTCGCCGATTTCTTTCCGATAGGCGCGGAGGTCGATACGACCGACCTCTCCGGGCCGCATGCGCAGTTACTGATGAAGCACTTCGACAGCATGACTCCGGGAAATGACTTGAAGTGGAGTTCCGTGGAGGCTACCAAAGGAACTTTCACATACGAAAACGGTGATGCCGAGGTTGGTGAGGCAGTCTGTGCCGAGATGAAAGTACGCGGACAGAACCTGGTGTGGGCAACCGGCGAGCAGGTTCCAGCCTATGCAACCGGAGATGGGACCAACTCACCCGCAAATCAAGCAGTTGTGACCGCCAATATTCAAGAGCACATTCAGAACGAAGTCCAGCACTTTGGCTCCAAGGTGTACGCGTGGGACGTAGTCAACGAGCCGATCGATCCGACGCAACCGGATTGTCTCCAGCACGGCCCGTTCTATCAAGTCCTGGGTCCGAGCTATATCGATATCGCTTTCAAGGCGGCCAAGGAATATGCACCGGCAGGTACAAAGCTGTTTATCAACGAGTACAGCACCACCGACCCAGCTAAGCTGGCGTGCCTGGTAAAGGTGTTACATGAGCTACGCGATCGAGGCGTTCCGGTCAATGCCATTGGTCATGAGATGCACAATCAGATTAACTATCCGACTACTGAGTCGATGGTCCATGCTATCGACACGGTGCACGCTGAACTCCCGGATCTGGAACAACAGATTACCGAGTTGGACCTAAGTGTCTACAATGGCGGAGACGACAGCTCGAACTACGGCAATAATGTACCGGCGTCAATCCTGGCCGAGCAAGGCTGGCTCTACAAGAAATACTTTGACGCATTCCGGCACCTCAAGGGGAAGATCAGCGCCGTGACCTTCTGGGGGATGGCGGACGACGATACCTGGCTGGATAGCTTCCCGGTAGTGCGCACCGACTATCCGCTGCCCTTCAACATGCAGCTGCATGCTAAGCCCGCCTACTGGGGTATTGTCGATCCAACCAGGCTGCCTGGCTACGGTTTGAAGTTCACGAGCACGACGAGAAGGATTGGGCCGGATCAGATTGCATTGACGCTGACCGCAGCGAATGGTGACGTTGGGCCTGCCTACGCAACCCTTCTAAACGCCTTCGAGCTTCGGCAGACGGAAGGGCGACGCTGCTCGCCAGTCATTCACGCGCCGGGTACTTACCCGATCGCACTGGGAGATATTCCAACAAGTGGTTCCTCCGGCGCCGAGTTTACGATTGATTTCAGTGGTTGCTCCGAATCTTCGCGCTTTGTTTTGGAAGTGCCATGGAGTTCAGCGACCTATCACACTGGAACCTATGTGAGAGAACTCCGCGGCCGAAAAGACTGCGAGTGA
- a CDS encoding TetR/AcrR family transcriptional regulator: MESDQTEPRAAGGGRPRSPRIHKAILKAAVDLVLERGFRAISMDDIATRAEVGRMTIYRRWCNKAAIIMDAFVARVDPGTLFVPARSYTESIRLQMRSMARLFRGKDGALIRTLLAEAQFDARLAIELRDRWTMPRRKMAVAYFEQGIAGGFLRADVDPNAMIDILYAPLYYRLQMGTGPLSDAYVDEVFDHAMKGLGRG; encoded by the coding sequence GTGGAAAGCGATCAAACCGAACCGCGCGCTGCCGGTGGAGGTCGACCCCGAAGTCCGCGTATTCACAAGGCCATTTTAAAGGCGGCGGTGGACCTTGTCCTGGAGCGCGGTTTCAGGGCGATCAGCATGGACGATATTGCCACCAGGGCAGAGGTTGGGCGCATGACAATCTACCGCCGGTGGTGCAACAAGGCAGCGATCATCATGGATGCGTTCGTGGCCCGTGTCGACCCCGGTACTCTCTTCGTTCCTGCCCGGAGTTACACCGAGAGCATTCGCCTGCAGATGCGTTCAATGGCCCGGCTCTTCCGGGGCAAGGATGGAGCCCTCATCCGTACTCTTCTGGCTGAGGCACAATTCGATGCCAGGCTTGCCATTGAACTCCGCGACAGGTGGACAATGCCGAGACGAAAGATGGCGGTCGCATATTTCGAGCAAGGAATCGCAGGTGGGTTTCTTCGGGCGGATGTGGACCCGAACGCCATGATCGATATTCTGTACGCCCCTCTCTACTATCGTCTTCAAATGGGCACCGGCCCTTTATCGGACGCTTATGTCGATGAGGTTTTCGACCACGCCATGAAAGGGCTGGGGCGAGGATGA
- a CDS encoding nuclear transport factor 2 family protein, which translates to MPEEQILEALDAHWQASAAGDVNAEHEIYEDDAICDYPQSGERIFGRKNLQALRSHHPGKPSGFNVKRILGRGDLWITEYTITYQGRPVYTVSIMEFRDSKVVHETQYFADPFEAPSWRSQWVQQIG; encoded by the coding sequence ATGCCAGAGGAACAGATACTTGAGGCCCTGGACGCGCACTGGCAGGCGTCAGCAGCCGGCGATGTAAACGCGGAACATGAGATTTACGAGGATGATGCTATCTGCGATTATCCCCAATCAGGCGAACGAATCTTCGGGCGCAAGAATTTGCAGGCCTTACGGAGCCATCATCCAGGCAAGCCGTCGGGCTTCAACGTCAAGCGAATTCTCGGACGAGGTGATCTCTGGATCACGGAATACACAATCACCTACCAGGGCCGGCCGGTATATACAGTAAGTATTATGGAATTCCGCGACTCCAAGGTCGTGCACGAGACACAATATTTCGCGGATCCTTTTGAGGCTCCATCGTGGCGCAGCCAATGGGTGCAGCAGATCGGGTGA